One genomic region from Carnobacterium alterfunditum DSM 5972 encodes:
- a CDS encoding DeoR/GlpR family DNA-binding transcription regulator, translated as MTPYERQEKILQLLNRNNFMRTSVLSKHILVSTATIRRDLKHMEQKGTIKKVSGGAYIVGNNSDLAYEYTNRISLEKKKVIANLAVNLLKNGSIVFIDASTTVNILLDRIDNFSNLTFLTNSIFSAKKIAVMESKEVYLIGGKVDKLYMHTHSPYSSETTDMYHSDITFISGRGLSSKGVSETNLNEAAIKRMFRDNTDCLVLLIDSTKMNKNYFHISMDFESIDVIISDKKLPDNLEIIALENNIRVIYE; from the coding sequence ATGACACCTTACGAAAGACAAGAAAAAATATTACAATTGTTAAATCGAAATAATTTCATGAGAACAAGTGTACTAAGTAAGCATATATTAGTCAGTACTGCAACGATTAGAAGAGATTTGAAGCATATGGAACAGAAAGGTACCATAAAAAAAGTATCTGGGGGAGCTTATATAGTAGGTAATAATTCAGACTTAGCTTACGAGTATACTAATAGAATCAGTTTAGAAAAAAAAAAAGTTATTGCTAATCTCGCAGTCAATTTATTAAAAAATGGAAGTATCGTTTTTATAGATGCAAGTACAACTGTTAATATATTGTTAGATAGAATTGATAATTTTTCTAATTTAACATTTTTGACAAACTCAATTTTTTCAGCTAAGAAAATTGCTGTTATGGAAAGTAAAGAAGTATATTTAATTGGTGGAAAAGTAGATAAGCTTTATATGCATACACATAGTCCATACTCTTCGGAAACAACAGACATGTATCATAGTGATATTACGTTTATTTCAGGAAGAGGATTAAGCAGTAAAGGGGTGTCTGAGACAAACTTAAACGAAGCTGCTATAAAAAGAATGTTTAGAGATAACACAGATTGTTTGGTTCTATTAATTGATAGTACAAAAATGAATAAAAACTATTTTCATATAAGTATGGATTTTGAAAGTATAGATGTGATTATATCTGATAAAAAGTTACCAGATAATTTAGAAATAATCGCTTTAGAGAATAATATTCGAGTTATTTATGAATAA
- a CDS encoding ABC transporter permease — translation MEAYGSLFRVALGSPHDIANTIEKTIPLLFTGLAVAIGFKSNMLNIGAEGQQYFGGFKQMDFTSDYFPCRNHWRGYSSDHYWIL, via the coding sequence TTGGAAGCTTATGGTTCATTATTCAGAGTAGCTTTAGGTAGTCCGCACGATATAGCTAATACAATAGAAAAAACAATTCCTTTATTATTTACCGGTTTGGCTGTTGCTATAGGGTTCAAAAGTAATATGTTGAATATCGGAGCCGAAGGACAGCAATACTTTGGGGGATTTAAACAAATGGATTTTACTTCCGATTATTTTCCTTGTAGGAATCATTGGAGGGGCTACAGCAGTGACCATTACTGGATACTTTAA
- a CDS encoding plasmid mobilization protein, which translates to MSEQKKENRREERQVKFRVNETEYEKLSYLAEQQGMSVPNFVKSKAQGTRLRNPKVEIEGAKEIARQLRYYNSNLNQLVKWINTNKTIYEPTELKAMEQQLAGIQEGVSGLWEQLSR; encoded by the coding sequence GTGAGCGAACAAAAAAAAGAGAACCGACGTGAAGAACGTCAAGTGAAATTTCGCGTGAACGAAACCGAATATGAGAAGCTCAGCTACCTAGCGGAGCAACAAGGGATGAGCGTGCCCAATTTTGTTAAAAGCAAGGCACAAGGGACTCGATTGCGGAATCCGAAAGTCGAGATTGAAGGAGCGAAAGAAATCGCTCGGCAGCTGCGGTATTACAATTCCAATTTGAATCAGTTAGTTAAATGGATCAACACCAACAAAACCATTTATGAACCAACTGAACTAAAAGCGATGGAACAACAATTAGCCGGTATTCAGGAAGGAGTGAGTGGCCTTTGGGAGCAATTATCAAGATAG